One Euphorbia lathyris chromosome 1, ddEupLath1.1, whole genome shotgun sequence DNA segment encodes these proteins:
- the LOC136231850 gene encoding homeobox-leucine zipper protein HAT5-like, translating to MEAASNFSVLLQPQRPPSASSTQPHDSFFLSASSPFLGSRSMMSFEDVHQANGSNRPFFRSFDQEENLDDELDDYFHQPEKKRRLSIDQVQFLEKSFEVENKLEPERKIQLAKDLGLQPRQVAIWFQNRRARWKTKQMEKDYDALQSSYNSLKTDYDTLLKEKDKLKSEVNLLTDKLLLKEKEKGYSELFDKDTLSHEPAKELISEEVSKDSAVAGKHEDISSAKSDIFDSDSPHYADGVHSSLLEAGDSSYVFEPDQSDLSQDEEDNLSKSLLPPYVFPKLEDGDYSDPSASFEDQTFWTWSY from the exons ATGGAGGCTGCTTCCAATTTTTCTGTTTTGCTTCAACCCCAACGACCTCCTTCTGCTTCTTCAACTCAGCCGCATGATTCCTTTTTCCTTTCCGCCTCTTCCCCTTTTCTAG GCTCAAGATCCATGATGAGCTTTGAGGATGTTCATCAAGCAAACGGATCAAATCGGCCTTTCTTCCGTTCATTTGATCAGGAAGAGAATCTGGATGATGAATTAGATGACTATTTTCATCAACctgagaagaagaggagactGAGTATTGATCAAGTTCAGTTCCTTGAAAAAAGTTTTGAGGTTGAGAACAAGCTTGAACCCGAAAGGAAAATCCAGCTCGCCAAGGACCTCGGCCTGCAGCCTCGACAGGTCGCCATATGGTTCCAAAACCGCCGAGCTAGATGGAAGACAAAACAGATGGAGAAGGATTATGATGCCTTACAAAGTAGCTATAACAGTCTAAAGACAGATTATGATACCCTCCTCAAGGAGAAAGATAAACTGAAATCTGAG GTTAATCTCCTTACGGATAAGCTGCTCCTCAAAGAGAAGGAGAAGGGATACTCTGAATTGTTTGACAAAGACACATTATCTCATGAACCAGCTAAGGAGCTGATTAGTGAAGAAGTATCCAAAGATTCAGCTGTGGCTGGCAAACATGAAGATATCAGCTCAGCGAAAAGCGACATATTCGACTCAGACAGTCCACATTACGCTGATGGGGTTCACTCTTCACTGCTAGAAGCTGGCGATTCATCGTATGTTTTCGAGCCAGATCAGTCTGATTTATcacaagatgaagaagataatTTGAGCAAGAGCTTATTGCCTCCATATGTATTTCCAAAGCTAGAAGACGGTGATTACTCCGACCCATCTGCGAGTTTTGAAGATCAAACCTTCTGGACCTGGTCTTACTAA